One genomic region from Quercus robur chromosome 4, dhQueRobu3.1, whole genome shotgun sequence encodes:
- the LOC126722099 gene encoding uncharacterized protein At2g39795, mitochondrial, which yields MWRKTFSALRQPCLSIACRRHSSTNTTVSSAVNSMLLRSLKDHYLEVSKMVPPPKVSPPASFTILAGALDGNGPVLKRTFNDKEEINISVMRLANIIPGGNGNDNDDDDSMNQLFLHVNVSKPGQQDSLHFLCGLYPDALGIHSVSMRPKAESSGILVVPSQYTGPVFEDLDESMRDALHSYIDERGINESLFPFLQAWLYVKDHRNLMRWFKSVGIFINESKSA from the exons ATGTGGAGGAAAACATTTTCCGCACTTCGACAGCCATGTCTCAGCATAGCTTGCCGGCGCCACTCTTCCACCAACACCACCGTCTCCTCCGCCGTCAACTCCATGCTCCTCCGCTCCCTCAAAGACCACTATCTCGAAGTCTCCAAAATGGTTCCTCCCCCT AAGGTGAGCCCTCCGGCTTCATTCACAATCTTGGCAGGCGCCTTAGATGGCAATGGTCCAGTCCTCAAAAGGACTTTCAACGACAAAGAAGAAATCAACATTTCCGTTATGCGATTAGCTAACATAATCCCTGGTGGTAATGGTaatgacaatgatgatgatgatagcaTGAATCAGCTGTTTCTTCATGTCAACGTGTCGAAACCCGGGCAGCAGGATTCTCTGCACTTCCTCTGTGGATTGTATCCGGATGCATTGGGGATTCACTCTGTTTCGATGCGGCCTAAGGCTGAGAGTTCTGGCATTCTCGTTGTTCCGTCTCAGTACACCGGGCCAGTTTTCGA AGATCTTGATGAAAGTATGAGGGATGCACTTCACAGTTACATAGATGAGCGAGGAATAAATGAGAGTCTCTTTCCTTTCCTTCAAGCATGGCTTTATGTGAAGGACCACCGGAATCTCATGCGTTGGTTCAAATCAGTCGGCATCTTCATTAATGAAAGCAAGTCGGCTTAA